TTGCCCCACCCGGGAGCGGTGCGGCTGGGGGGGCTTTTGGGCCGGACCGTGGCCCGCTGCACCCCCGAGCGGGTGGAGCGGGCGGTGGGGCGGTGCGAACGGTTTCTCGCCGTGGACCGGGGGGAGGCGCGGCGCATCGTCCTGGGGGCCTACGACCATTTCGGCCGTTCCGCGGCGGAGTTCCTCCGGTTTCCCGCCCTGGTGGGACACCTGGGAGACTGGGTGACCCTGGAGGGGGAGGAACACCTGCGGGGAGCCCTGGACCGGGGCAAGGGGGTGGTGCTCCTCACCGCCCACCTGGGAAGCTGGGAGATGGCCGCAGGGGTGCTGGCGGAGCGGGGGTTCCCCATGAACGCCATCGGGGCGCAGCAGCGGGACCCTCGGATCACGGACCTCATCGCGGAGCTGCGCCTTCTCCACGGGGTGGTCACCGTGGGGAAGGGCTTCGACCTGAAGGCCGCCATCCAGTGTCTCCGGGAGGGACGCATCCTGGGCATCCTGCTGGACCAGGACGCCCGGGACAAGGGATTGGTGTCCCCCTTTCTGGGAGCCCCCGCCAGCACCCCCGTGGGGCCGGTGAAGCTGGCCCACAAGCTGGGAGCGGCGGTGGTGCCCCTCCAGACCGTGCGCCTTCCCGACGGGGTGCACCATCGCCTGACCCTCTATCCCCCCCTGGAAGACCCCCGGGGGATCCCCTTCGGGGAGGACGCCCAGGCCTCGGTGGACCGGTGCAACGGCGTCCTTTCCCGGTGGATCCGGGAGCACCCGGACCAGTGGATGTGGATGTACCCCCGCTGGGCCACCACCCTGGGAGACCGATGATGGACGGAGCCCTGGACCCGGGGCGGAGCAAAATGGGCTTCGCCCTGGGGGAGCGGGAGCTGGTCTTCTCCGCCGTCCTGCCGGCGGACCGGGACGACCTGCTGACGGAGGCCCTGCGGACCGGGGATTTTCGCCCCCTGGCCCCCTACGCCCGAGAGGGGGCCCCTCCCGTCCTGGAGGGAGGATGGGACGGCTCCCTGTTCGTCGGGGACGGCACGGGTTCCCGGGAGCTGAAGGCCGCCCTGGAAGGGGCGGGCTTTTCCTGCCGCCTGGTGGAGGAGCGGGACAGCACCCTCCTGGCTCGGGCGGTCTACTTCCGTCTCCACCCCCCTCGGGGCTGGAGACGCCTGCTCCCCCTCTCCCTCCTGACGCCCCCCCGGCCGGTGGACGACCTGGCCGCCTGGGTTCTGCTGCTTCGAGGAAGAGGGGAGGACGCCTAGCGGGGGCGTTTTCGGCCTGACCGGGGAGATGGGTCTGGGGGTTCTCTTTCCTCTGGGCGGCGGGGACGGTAGAATCGAAGGAATCCCATCCCCCTCGGTGCGTGAGGAGGGAAGAAGGAAGGTATCCATGGCATTAGCTTCGGTGGTTTCCACGCTGGTCAACGCCTACGCGGGTTCGGTGGTGTCGGTGAGCCAGACCCTGGGGGTCGAGGCGGTCTTCCAGAAGACGGAGATCGCCACGGGGGTCAACGCCCCGGGCAGCCGTGTGGCGGCCCTCATCGGCATCGTGGGGGCGGGCCTCCACGGCACCGCCGCCCTCATGGCGGATATGGAAGGTTTCAGCATCTACGTGAAGGCCCTCACGGGAGGCATGATCGAGGCCAATCCCGAGGATCCCATGTCCATGAGCGTCCTGGGGGAGCTGACCAACATGACCAGCGGCCAGGCCCTCATGAAGGTGGACCTTCCGGGTCTGGACATCACCCCGCCCCAGCTCATCACGGGGGACAACATCAAGGCCGTTCCGCCCCGGAAAGCCGACGTCAAGAGCTTCACCCTCCCCTTCCAGGTGGGGGGGCAGGGGCGCATCTACCTGGTCCTCTCCTTCCACGAGTAGCTCCTCCTTATCCGCTTCCCCGTGCCGCGGCCGAACTCCGGCCGCGGCATTTTCTGTAGTTTCCCAAGGGCACGATATGGTTCTATAATTTCGTTATTCTCTTTCAGGCGTTCGGAAACTTCAGATGATTCCACATGACCGGGGGTGCGACACCATGTCCATGCGTCAACGTCTTTATGGTCTGGCGGCGGTCGCCGTGTTGGCTGCGGCGATTATGGGTTTCTTGGCCTACTTCAACAGCCGAAGCATCGTGGAGGCCCAGATCCAGAGAGGGGGTCTCGTGGCGGCGGAATCCGCCGCGTCCAACGTGACCAACTGGCTGGAGGGACGCATGGAGATCGTGGCCACGGCCTCCCGCAACTGTTCCTACCTCTGGAACAACTACGGCATCGCCGGACAGCTCCTGAAACCCTATCTCCAGAACCTAACGAAATCCTACAAAGACATGGGCTTCATGGACGTCTTCCTGGCCCTGGAAGACGGCACCTTCATCGATGGGGTGGGCTGGACTCCTCCGGCGGACTGGGACGCCCGGACGCGGCCTTGGTACAAGGCGGCACTGGACGCGGGGAACACCATCCTCACCACTCCCTATGTGGATTCCAACACCGGGGACATGATCGTCTCCCTGGCCGTCCCGTTGCTGGACGACTCGGGGGCGGCTCTCGGCGTTCTGGGGGCGGACATGAGCCTCAAATCGCTCATCGCCATGGTCTCCCAGCAGCGCATCCTGGGGGCGGGCTTCGGCGTTTTGGTGGGGCCGGACGGCACGGTGGTGGCCCATCCTTCCAAGGACGTGGTGATGAAGGAGAACATGACCAAGCCCTCCAAGGTGATCCCTCCCGCCCTGGCGGAGGCGGGAGGCCGGATGGTGAAGGGGGAGAAGGGAACCGCCGTCTACCGGTCCGCGGAGGGAGACCAGCGGATCCTCTTCTACCAGCCCCTTCCGCAGGGCTGGAGCCTGGGCCTGGTGGTTCCCCAGGACGAACTGCTGGGACCCATCGCCACCCTGGGCCTGAGGCAGCTGGGGGTGGCGGCTGCCACCATCCTGCTTCTGGGCTTCCTGGTGGTCACCTTGAGCCGCAGCCTCATGAAGCCTCTCCAGCACCTTCTGGCGGTTTCCGGAGAGGTGGAGAAGGGGGACCTCACCCTCTCCACGGGCATGGGGGGCACCGACGAGATGTCCCAGCTGGGGCGCGCCCTGGACGGGGTCATCGGGGCGCAGCGGCAGATCCTCCTGGAGCTTCGCCGGGAGGGAGACCAGATGGGGCGTCAGTCCCGGACACTGGAGGAGATTGCCGGGAAGACCGAATCTACCTTGGAACAGGTGAAGGAGCGGGCGGGAGTGCTTTCCCGGATGGCCGACGAGAACGCCCAGGCGGTGGAGGCGGCCAACGCGGGGGTGGAGGAGGTGGCCTCCTCCGCCCAGGGTTCCGCCCTGGCGGCCTCGGAGGCTTCCTCCTACGCGGAGACCCTCAAGGGCAACGCCGAGGGGGCGGAGACCCTGATCCGCAACACCGCCGACCGGGTGGGGGAGATGGCCCAGTCCTTCCGGCAGGTCTCCGGAGCGGTGGCTCAGCTCAACGACCAGGCCAGCCGGATCGACCAGATCGTCACCACCATCGCGGGCATCGCGGACCAGACGAACCTTCTGGCCCTGAACGCCGCTATCGAGGCGGCCCGGGCGGGGGAGGCGGGACGGGGCTTCGCGGTGGTGGCGGAGGAGGTGCGCAAGCTGGCGGAGGAGTCCAACTCCGCCGCCCGGAGCATCGGCGACCTGGCCCGGGGCATCGTGGCGGGCACCGGGGTGGCGGTGCAGAGCGCCGGGAGCGGCGTCGCCCTGGCCGAATCGGTGGAGAGGGAGACGGGGCTCATGCGGCAGCGCATCGCCGAGGTCCTGGGGGCCATCACCCAGATCGTGGACCAGATCCAGAACGTGGCGGCCACGTCCCAGGAGCAGTCCGCCGGGGCCCAGGAGATGGCCGCGTCGGTGGAGCGCCTTTCCCGGGGAACCCAGTCCGCCCGGGACCTCTCGGAGGAGATCCTCCGGGTGGTCTCGGAGCTGGCGGATACCTCCCGGAAGCTGGGGGAGGCCTCGGGGCAGCTGGACCAGTTCGCCGGGTCCTTCCAGGAGATGATGCGTCGCTACCGCCTGGAGGGGGATGCCCCGGTCCGGGCGCTGGGAGCCTGAGGGGATCGAAGGGACGGGAAGCGCGGCGGACGGGGGGTGCCCCTCCGTCCGCCTTCGTCGTGAAGAGGAGGAGGGAGCAGAGTGGAAACGGAGGAGGTTCGTCGGGAGCAGAGCTGGTACATCCGGGACCTCATGGCCTACATGCTGGGCATCCCCGGAGAGGACCTGGAGCGCCTGGTGGAAAGCTACCAGGAGGACGGGGGCGCTCCGGACCCGGGGGGGCTTTTCCGCTACCTCTCCGCCCGGGGAAAGAAGTACCAGATTCTCTGGGCGGCGGTTCCCTTCAGCGACGCCATCAGCGTGCTCTTCGCTGCGGTGATGGGACCCAACAAGGCCCTCCTCTGGCAGGGATCCTCCGTGGTCCCCTTCGGCCTGGACAGCGGTTCCCTCCGCATCTGGAACCGGGTTCTGGAGATGGTCTCCGGGGTGGCCATCCCCACCAACCCCCAGGTGTCGGAGACGGACCTCTGGTCGGCGGAGCAGATCCATCGAGGCTTGAGGAAGCTCTGGGACCGCTGGGTGCCCCGCTTCCTGGGGGAGATGGATCTCTGGCTTGCCGGGCAGAAGGAGACGGACAGCCTGGTCCTGGAGGATCCGGAACTCACCGTCCGCCTTTCCCTGGATGCCTCCCGGGAAATGCGGGAGGTCACGGGAAAGGGCTACCCCCTCGGAGCGGTACGCATGGCCCTGGTCTCCCTTCCGGACCTTCGGGACATGGGGTTGGAGGTGAACTCCCTTCAGGCGGCCCTGGACTCCTTCGTGGCCCAATCCCTTCCGGCGACGGAGGAAGGGGGGAAGAAGTCCGCCGAACCCTCCGCCGGTCCGGGGATCTCCGGGCGGATCGTGGACGTGCGTCCCCAGGTGGACCCCCTGGAGGGGGTGGCCCTGTCGGAGCTGCGCCCCGGGGATCTGCTGATGCTGGACGGGCTTGGGGGGCAGGGGGTGGAGGGGAAGATCTACATGATCCGCCTCCTCAAGGGAGGGCAGTACGAGGTGCACGGCCACTTCGCCGGGGAGGAGGAGGTTTTCTTCCGGTTCGTCTCCCCCGGGGAGATCCGGCTGCGCCTTCCCGAAGAGGCCCCTCGCCCTCCCCGCAAGGTTCCCGTCCCCCTCCTGGGGGTATTGGGGCTTGCTGGACTTGCCTGCGTGATCCTTCTGGTGTGGGCTCTGCGCAGCCTCTGAACCGGGTCTTGCCTCGGGGCGGCGTCTAGTCCGAGCCGCCCCGCAAACAGAAGGGAGCCTGCGGCCCTCCCGAAGCGGCCAGGGCCGCCGCGCCCCGGCGCCCCGCCTCCTCGTCCAGGAGGGGGGTCAGCAGGACCCGCACGAGGACGTCCCAGGGTCCCAGCTCGTCCCGCAGCGCCCGGGCCACGGCAAAGCGGGACAGCCTAGCCGCCTCCTGAGGCGCCGAGAGGGGGCGCCCCTTCGGGGCCGCTTCCTGGAGGAACAGAATCTGCGCTCCCCCACGCCCCAGCAGGTAGGGCAGGGCGCAGCGAAGTCCCCCCGCCAGGTCGCGGGACACCTCCCCCAGGGCCTGTTCCCAGTCCCGGTCCTCCAGGTCCAGCCAGAGCTTGCGCCCTCCCGGGGCCATGGGCCAGGGAAGGACCCCGTCGAACCCTCCGAACCGCTCCGCCGCCGCTACCGTGGCGGCCGCCAGGTCTTCGGGACGTCCCGATCCCAGGTCGAAGGGGATCGCCTCCTCGGAAAGCGGCATCCCAGGCCCCGGGGACGGGGCGGAGGCTGCGGTGCCGTATCCCACCCGCCATCCCGCGGCGCACAGCGCCGCCGCCCCCGCGCGAGCCCAGGGGGTGTCTCCCCAGGGGAACCATGCCGCCGGTTGTCGTTTGTCCATCTTCCGGTGCTCCTCTCTCTTTGCGAAGGGGTGGGTGCACGACGATGCCGCCTCCCGGGGGAGGCGGCATCGGGGAATCCGGGGGAGGGGAGGCGTCCGGTTCAGTCCTGCTTCTTCATCCTCTCCAGCACCAGCTTGTACCCGTCCGCCCCGTAGTCCAGGAACTTCTTCACCCGGCTGATGGTGGCGGTGCTGGCCCCGGTCTGCTTGGCGATCTGGGGGTAGGTCTCCCCGGCGCTCAGGAGTCGAGCCACCTCCAGACGCTGGGCGAAGGCCCGTATTTCCCCGATGGTGGCCACGTCCTCCAGGAACTGGTAGATCTCCTCGGGGTCCTTCAGGGCGAGCAGGGCCTTGCAAAGCTGGTCCGTGAGGGTGTCCTTCCATTTCTCCGACATGGCATCCGCCTCCGTTTGGTGGACTTAGGCGCATCATAGCCCCTCTGCACAGATGAAGCAAGAGGCATCGTCTCCCTCAGGCGGAGGGTTTGGCGATGCGGTCCAGGGCGAGGCGGTACCCGTCCAGGCCGTAGTCCACGCACTTCTTCACCCGGCTGATGGTGGCGGTGCTGGCGCCGGTCTGGCTGGAGATGACCGGGTAGGTCTCCCCCGCCAGGAGGCGGCGGGCCACTTCGAGGCGCTGCGAGAGGGCGCGGATCTCCGCGATGGTGGCCACGTCCTCCAGGAACTGGTAGGCCTCCTCGGGGTCCTTCAGACACAAAAGGGCCTGGCAGAGCTGGTCGGTCAAACTGTCCTTCCACTGGGTGGTCACGGCTGACTCCTCCTCGTTCGCTTCCTGGAATGTCCCGAGGGAGCCCCACTTCCCGTCTCCGACACAAAGCCATCATCGCAGTGCTTCAGGGGACTCCATCGTCTTCACATTCCAGGATACTGCGATAATGTAAAAATCGTCAACTATTGTTATCGTGAAATAAAACATGCCCCCTAGGGATTTTTCCTCGGGGAGAGGAAGGGATCTGAGGGGGGAGACACAGAAGTGCCCCCCGGGCTGCGGCCCGGGGGGCTCGGGAGAGGCGGGTCCGCCGGCCGCTTTGCCTAGGCCGCCACGCCCAGCTTGGCCGAGACCCGTTCCAGCATGTCCCGGGTCATGGCGTCCAGGTCATACCGGGGCGCGAAACCCCACTCCTCCCGGGCGGCGGAGCAGTCCAGGGAGTCAGGCCAGGATTCGGCGATGCCCTGGCGTAGGGGGTCCACGGCGTAGTCCAGGGTGAAGGAGGGCAGCACCCGGCGGATGGAGGCGGCGATTCCCTCGGGGTCGAAGCTCATGGCGGAGATGTTGAAGGCGTTGCGGTGCGCCAGCCGGGCGGGGTCCGCCTCCAGGAGGCGCACCACCGCGTCCAGGGCGTCGGGCATGTACATCATGTCCATGAAGGTGCCCGGGGCGATGAAGCTGGTGTAGCGGCCCGTGCGCACCGCGTCGTAGTAGATGTGCACCGCGTAGTCCGTGGTGCCGCCCCCGGGGAGGGCCTGGTGGCTGATGAGGCCGGGGAAGCGCAGCCCTCGGGTGTCCATGCCGAACTTGAGGTGGTAGTAGTCGCAGAGCAGCTCCAGGGTCACCTTGGCCACCCCGTAGATCGTGGTGGGACGTTGGAGGGTGTCCTGGGGGGTGTCCCGGTGGGGCGTGGAGGGACCGAAGGCGGCGATGGAGCTGGGGAGGAAGAAGGTCGTTCCCCGCTCCCGGGCCGCCTCCAGGGCGGCCACGGAGCCGTTGACGTTCACGTCCCAGGCCAGGGCCACCTGGTCCTCTCCCTTGGCGGAGAGGATCCCCGCCAGGTGGATCAGGGTGTCCGCCCGGAAGGAGCCCAGGAGGTCCGAGAAGGCCCGGCCGTCCCGCACGTCCAGGGGGGCGAAGGGACCTCCCTCAAAGACCGGACCGGCGAGGGGGCGCAGGTCCGTGGCCAGGACGTTCTCCGAGCCGTAGAGGCCCCGCAGGTGGGGCACCAGCTCCGATCCGATCTGCCCTCCCGCGCCGGTGACCACGATGCGCTTCATCGCAGCAGCCCCATTTCCCGCCCCACGGAGGCGAAGGTGTCCACGGCGAACCGCAGGTCCTCTCGGGAGTGGGCGGCGGAGACCATGACCCGGATCCGGGCGGTGCCCCGGGGCACCGTGGGAAAGACGATGGCGGTGGCGAAGATCCCCGCCTCGAAGAGCTTGGCGCTGAAGGTCTTGGCGTCGGAGGCCTCCCCCAGGATGACCGGGGTGATGGGGGTCTCGCTGTGCCCCGTGTCGAAGCCCAGGGCGGAAAGCTCCTTCTTGAGGAAGCGCCCGTTGTCCCAAAGCCGGGTCACCAGCTCGTCGCTTTCCTCCAGGATCTCCACCGCCGCCAGGTTGGCCGCCACGTCGGGGATCGTGAGGGCGCTGCTGAAGAGGTTGGGCCGGGCCTTCTGGCGCAGGTAGTCCACCAGCACCGCGCTGCCTGCGGCGATGCCTCCCATGACCCCGAAGGCCTTGGAGAGGGTGCCCACCTCCACGTCCACCCGGCCGTGGAGGCCGAAGTGGTCCACGATGCCCCGGCCGCCCCGGCCCAGGACCCCTTCCCCGTGGGCGTCGTCCACCACCAGGATGACCCCGTGGGCCTCGCAGAGTTCCACGATCTCCGGCAGCCTGGCCACGTCCCCGTCCATGGAGAAGACCCCGTCGGTGACCAGCAGCTTGCGCCCCGGAGCGTCCCGGTGCTCCTCCAGCTTCGCCTTCAGGTCGTCCATGTCCGAGTGGGCGTAGCGCACCACCGGGGCCTTGGAGAGCTTGCAGGCGTCGATGATGGAGGCGTGGTTGAGGGCGTCGCTGAAGATCCGGTCCTCCGCCGCCGGAGCCAGGGTGGGGATGGTCGCCAGGTTGGCGCAGAAGCCCGACTGCACCAGGATGGCCGCCTCCGCCCCCTTGAAGGCCGCCAGCTTGCGCTCCAGCTCCAGGTGGGGGCTCATGGTGCCCGCGATGGTGCGCACCGCCCCGGGCCCCACGCCGAATCGATCCACGTACTCCTTGGTCTTGGCCACCACCCGGGGGTGGTTGCACAGCCCCAGGTAGTTGTTGGAGCACAGGTTCAGGACCTTCCGTCCTTCGATGGTCACCCAGGCCCCCTGGGGGCTCTCCAGGGTCCGGATGGTGCCGTAGAGCCCTCCCTGCTTCATGGCCTCCAGTTCCTCCGCCAGAAACTGCATGGAAACCGCCGTGGCAATCCCCTCCTCGGGAAGATGACGTTGGGTTTTGTTTAGTATGGTGAAGCACGACGATCCCTGTCAACGGAGTATAATCTGGGCGGTTTTCCTATAATCCGAAGGTGGAAGAATATATTCTCCGGGAGAGGAGGCGGTCGTGTGGAACAGAACCTGACCCTGGAGGAACTGGCGGCGCGCATGGGCGGGGACAGCACCGCCCCCTACTTCATCGCCGGGGTGCTGCGGGAGGCCATCTACCGGGGGGTCCTCCCGGAAGGGCAGCCCCTTCACCAGGCCCAACTGGCCCTTCGGTTGGGGGTGAGCCCCATCCCCCTGCGGGAGGCCCTGCGGCTTTTGGAGACGGAGGGGCTGGTGAGCTTTCAGGGCTACCGGGGAGCCATGGTGACCGCCCTGTCGGTGGAGGAGGCCCAGGAACTCTACGAGATGGTGGCGGCCCTGGAGACGAACCTGCTGCGCATCGCCTTCCCCCGCATCACCCGGCGCATCCTGGAGGACGCCGCCCGCACCCTGGATCAGATGGAGGCGGAAGGGGACTGCATCCGTTGGCGGGACCTGAACCAGGTGTTCCACAACCTGTTCTATGAGCCCGCGGACCGCCCCCTGACCCTGGACATGCTGGCCCGGCTGCGCCAGAAGACGGACCGGAACATCCGGCAGCACCTGGTCTCCATGAGGGAGGAGTCCCAGCGCCAGCATCGGGGGATCCTGGCGGCGGTGGAGGCCCGGGACCTGCCCCGGGCGCTGGAGGCCCTGGGGGAGCACCTGGCCTACACCTCCAACGACCTGCAGTCCTACATGCGTCTGGAGGAGGGGGCGAAGAAGCGCCGCTGACGGGAGGGGGCGGAGGGTTTCTCCCCCGCCGGAACGAGACGAGCCCCCGGGAAACCCCGGGGGCTCGTCTGGATGAAGAGGATCGGGGAGGACCTAGCCCCGAAGGGCCTTGGGGGTCTCGTCCCCCCCCACCCGGAACCGGGCCAGCTCGTCCTTCAGCCGCAGGGCCCCCTCGGCGAGGCGCTGGGATTCCTGGGCCACCTGTTCCGAGGCCCGGGCGGTCTCGTCGGTGGAGTGCTGGATGGAGGAGAGGGTCTCCACCACCTGCACGGTGGACTTGGTGGCCTGGTCGATCCCCGAGGCCATCTCCCCGGCGGCGGCGGCCTGCTCCTCCGACGTGGCGGCGATGTTCTGCATGGCCTCGTCCACCTTGGCGATCTGGGACAGGGCCTCGGTGAGGCGTCCCTGGGTCTCCTGGGCCCGGCGCACCGTCGCCTCCATCACCTTTTCCGCCTGGCTCGTCACGTCCAGGGAGCCCT
The sequence above is drawn from the Aminomonas paucivorans DSM 12260 genome and encodes:
- a CDS encoding YerC/YecD family TrpR-related protein; this encodes MSEKWKDTLTDQLCKALLALKDPEEIYQFLEDVATIGEIRAFAQRLEVARLLSAGETYPQIAKQTGASTATISRVKKFLDYGADGYKLVLERMKKQD
- a CDS encoding lysophospholipid acyltransferase family protein, whose protein sequence is MTGPQPWIWKALGVAGGLFRALPHPGAVRLGGLLGRTVARCTPERVERAVGRCERFLAVDRGEARRIVLGAYDHFGRSAAEFLRFPALVGHLGDWVTLEGEEHLRGALDRGKGVVLLTAHLGSWEMAAGVLAERGFPMNAIGAQQRDPRITDLIAELRLLHGVVTVGKGFDLKAAIQCLREGRILGILLDQDARDKGLVSPFLGAPASTPVGPVKLAHKLGAAVVPLQTVRLPDGVHHRLTLYPPLEDPRGIPFGEDAQASVDRCNGVLSRWIREHPDQWMWMYPRWATTLGDR
- a CDS encoding glycine C-acetyltransferase, encoding MQFLAEELEAMKQGGLYGTIRTLESPQGAWVTIEGRKVLNLCSNNYLGLCNHPRVVAKTKEYVDRFGVGPGAVRTIAGTMSPHLELERKLAAFKGAEAAILVQSGFCANLATIPTLAPAAEDRIFSDALNHASIIDACKLSKAPVVRYAHSDMDDLKAKLEEHRDAPGRKLLVTDGVFSMDGDVARLPEIVELCEAHGVILVVDDAHGEGVLGRGGRGIVDHFGLHGRVDVEVGTLSKAFGVMGGIAAGSAVLVDYLRQKARPNLFSSALTIPDVAANLAAVEILEESDELVTRLWDNGRFLKKELSALGFDTGHSETPITPVILGEASDAKTFSAKLFEAGIFATAIVFPTVPRGTARIRVMVSAAHSREDLRFAVDTFASVGREMGLLR
- a CDS encoding YerC/YecD family TrpR-related protein — encoded protein: MTTQWKDSLTDQLCQALLCLKDPEEAYQFLEDVATIAEIRALSQRLEVARRLLAGETYPVISSQTGASTATISRVKKCVDYGLDGYRLALDRIAKPSA
- a CDS encoding methyl-accepting chemotaxis protein, whose amino-acid sequence is MSMRQRLYGLAAVAVLAAAIMGFLAYFNSRSIVEAQIQRGGLVAAESAASNVTNWLEGRMEIVATASRNCSYLWNNYGIAGQLLKPYLQNLTKSYKDMGFMDVFLALEDGTFIDGVGWTPPADWDARTRPWYKAALDAGNTILTTPYVDSNTGDMIVSLAVPLLDDSGAALGVLGADMSLKSLIAMVSQQRILGAGFGVLVGPDGTVVAHPSKDVVMKENMTKPSKVIPPALAEAGGRMVKGEKGTAVYRSAEGDQRILFYQPLPQGWSLGLVVPQDELLGPIATLGLRQLGVAAATILLLGFLVVTLSRSLMKPLQHLLAVSGEVEKGDLTLSTGMGGTDEMSQLGRALDGVIGAQRQILLELRREGDQMGRQSRTLEEIAGKTESTLEQVKERAGVLSRMADENAQAVEAANAGVEEVASSAQGSALAASEASSYAETLKGNAEGAETLIRNTADRVGEMAQSFRQVSGAVAQLNDQASRIDQIVTTIAGIADQTNLLALNAAIEAARAGEAGRGFAVVAEEVRKLAEESNSAARSIGDLARGIVAGTGVAVQSAGSGVALAESVERETGLMRQRIAEVLGAITQIVDQIQNVAATSQEQSAGAQEMAASVERLSRGTQSARDLSEEILRVVSELADTSRKLGEASGQLDQFAGSFQEMMRRYRLEGDAPVRALGA
- a CDS encoding NAD-dependent epimerase/dehydratase family protein, which translates into the protein MKRIVVTGAGGQIGSELVPHLRGLYGSENVLATDLRPLAGPVFEGGPFAPLDVRDGRAFSDLLGSFRADTLIHLAGILSAKGEDQVALAWDVNVNGSVAALEAARERGTTFFLPSSIAAFGPSTPHRDTPQDTLQRPTTIYGVAKVTLELLCDYYHLKFGMDTRGLRFPGLISHQALPGGGTTDYAVHIYYDAVRTGRYTSFIAPGTFMDMMYMPDALDAVVRLLEADPARLAHRNAFNISAMSFDPEGIAASIRRVLPSFTLDYAVDPLRQGIAESWPDSLDCSAAREEWGFAPRYDLDAMTRDMLERVSAKLGVAA
- a CDS encoding chemotaxis protein CheX, with protein sequence MALASVVSTLVNAYAGSVVSVSQTLGVEAVFQKTEIATGVNAPGSRVAALIGIVGAGLHGTAALMADMEGFSIYVKALTGGMIEANPEDPMSMSVLGELTNMTSGQALMKVDLPGLDITPPQLITGDNIKAVPPRKADVKSFTLPFQVGGQGRIYLVLSFHE
- a CDS encoding GntR family transcriptional regulator, whose product is MEQNLTLEELAARMGGDSTAPYFIAGVLREAIYRGVLPEGQPLHQAQLALRLGVSPIPLREALRLLETEGLVSFQGYRGAMVTALSVEEAQELYEMVAALETNLLRIAFPRITRRILEDAARTLDQMEAEGDCIRWRDLNQVFHNLFYEPADRPLTLDMLARLRQKTDRNIRQHLVSMREESQRQHRGILAAVEARDLPRALEALGEHLAYTSNDLQSYMRLEEGAKKRR